The following proteins are encoded in a genomic region of Nicotiana sylvestris chromosome 4, ASM39365v2, whole genome shotgun sequence:
- the LOC104246141 gene encoding tRNA (carboxymethyluridine(34)-5-O)-methyltransferase-like → MLFGVGTASSFCFKGVYINSTIIVGNIFSRRSFSTMKDVVTDNASSLLTSEYVGEAPVLRPVSVRAKCSSNVQSTPEIEKKYVHGVYDAIAPHFSSTRFAKWPKVSAFLNSLSPGSLILDAGCGNGKYLGLNPDCFFIGCDISAALINICADRGHEVLVADAVNLPYRTGYGDAAISIAVLHHLSTEDRRRKAVEELVRVVKKGGCILITVWAREQEDTSLVEKWTPLNQRYIAEWIGPGSPRVRNPSSPRTLESIPEAEENGAGEQLKDLHAKSSKVKSDEVMDSTSQDKGRSLLTGSGKGYAEQQEFFVPWHLPYHRAEVSGASAVALASGLAKKDDKKGSVVYNRYYHVFSEGELERLVSGLDNAILVDRFYDKSNWCIILEKTS, encoded by the exons ATGCTCTTTGGTGTTGGAACGGCAAGTTCATTTTGTTTCAAAGGAGTATATATTAACTCTACTATTATAGTTGGTAATATTTTCAGTAGAAGAAGTTTTAGTACAATGAAAGACGTTGTAACTGATAATGCCTCGAGTTTGCTTACATCAGAATATGTGGGAGAGGCTCCAGTTCTACGTCCTGTGTCTGTCAGAGCAAAATGTTCTTCAAATGTTCAATCAACCCCAGAAATCGAAAAGAAGTATGTCCATGGTGTTTATGATGCCATTGCTCCCCATTTCAGTTCCACTCGGTTTGCAAAGTGGCCTAAAGTGTCAGCTTTCTTGAACTCATTATCTCCCGGTTCACTCATCTTAGATGCTGGATGTGGAAATGGAAAATACTTAGGGTTAAATCCTGATTGTTTCTTTATTGGCTGCGACATTAGTGCTGCTCTTATTAATATATGTGCAGATAGAGGACATGAAGTTTTGGTTGCAGACGCTGTGAACCTACCATATAGGACTGGTTATGGTGATGCAGCGATTTCTATTGCTGTGTTGCATCACTTAAGTACTGAAGATAGGAGGAGGAAAGCGGTGGAGGAGCTCGTCCGTGTTGTTAAAAAGGGTGGGTGTATTTTAATTACTGTCTGGGCCCGGGAACAAGAAGATACATCGTTAGTTGAAAAATGGACACCACTTAACCAAAGGTATATAGCAGAGTGGATAGGACCAGGAAGTCCTCGAGTTCGCAACCCTTCATCTCCTCGCACCCTTGAAAGCATCCCAGAAGCAGAGGAAAATGGTGCTGGGGAGCAGTTGAAAGACCTACATGCAAAGTCTTCAAAAGTAAAATCAGATGAAGTTATGGACTCAACCTCTCAGGATAAAGGCCGTTCTTTGCTTACTGGATCTGGAAAAGGTTATGCAGAGCAACAGGAATTCTTTGTTCCTTGGCACTTACCTTATCATCGAGCTGAAGTAAGTGGGGCTTCAGCTGTTGCCTTAGCTAGTGGTTTGGCAAAGAAAGATGATAAGAAGGGTTCTGTGGTGTATAATAGATATTACCATGTTTTTAGTGAAGGTGAACTTGAAAG GTTGGTGTCTGGTCTGGATAATGCCATTCTCGTTGATAGATTCTATGACAAATCAAATTGGTGCATCATTCTTGAGAAAACATCATGA